One segment of Maridesulfovibrio ferrireducens DNA contains the following:
- a CDS encoding sensor histidine kinase translates to MSSLQKMVIENILASLSVGLMVISQKGKIIFLNNSACEILGLNIEEHLGCGWGELFITDDTHNIEFNQVIIDAITEQGVGRKHSVAFSIKKEKCTKKLSITSSFLTDEGKTLGMVFLFEDVTDFYQAEERERQMLSRNVELQKERIAGLDSLAQAVAHQILNPTIVIGGLANLISRKLPKDDPLNREIKAISEEAEKLEGLVTAVKNYSTIPKANPSEVKIELLVKQAIENTNEILSEIGENITVKLENNIPFLNVDRDLFLSAVVELLLNASNFTPELSTDVAIKIFKKNDVISIKIIDHGLGIESRYLPYVLDPFYSTKAKGVGMGLSLVKKIVFEHQGKLFIESEGKHKGTIVTIELPCANNDCCNEKD, encoded by the coding sequence ATGTCCTCGTTACAAAAAATGGTTATTGAAAATATTCTTGCTAGTCTTAGTGTTGGATTAATGGTTATTTCCCAAAAAGGAAAAATTATTTTTCTAAATAATTCGGCGTGTGAAATACTTGGGTTGAATATTGAAGAACATCTTGGATGTGGTTGGGGAGAACTTTTTATCACCGATGACACTCATAATATTGAATTTAATCAAGTTATTATTGATGCTATCACAGAGCAGGGGGTAGGCCGAAAACATAGTGTAGCATTTAGTATAAAAAAGGAAAAATGTACTAAAAAATTATCAATAACATCTTCTTTTCTAACCGATGAAGGAAAAACGTTGGGAATGGTTTTCCTTTTTGAGGATGTTACTGATTTTTATCAGGCGGAAGAAAGAGAACGACAAATGTTGTCTAGAAATGTTGAATTGCAAAAAGAGCGAATTGCCGGACTTGATAGTCTTGCACAAGCTGTTGCTCATCAAATTTTAAACCCCACCATCGTCATCGGCGGACTCGCAAATTTGATTTCTAGAAAACTTCCCAAAGACGATCCTCTAAATAGAGAAATTAAGGCTATTTCAGAAGAAGCAGAAAAATTGGAAGGGTTGGTTACGGCTGTAAAAAATTATTCGACTATTCCTAAAGCTAATCCATCTGAAGTTAAAATTGAGCTTTTAGTTAAACAAGCAATTGAAAACACAAATGAAATTTTATCTGAAATTGGCGAAAATATAACCGTAAAGCTGGAAAACAATATTCCTTTCCTAAACGTGGACAGAGACTTATTTCTTTCAGCAGTTGTTGAACTTTTGTTGAATGCCAGCAACTTTACGCCAGAGCTTTCAACGGATGTTGCAATTAAAATCTTCAAAAAAAATGATGTTATATCAATTAAAATAATAGATCACGGATTAGGAATTGAATCCCGATATCTGCCTTATGTTCTTGATCCGTTTTATTCAACAAAAGCGAAAGGCGTAGGTATGGGGCTTTCACTTGTTAAAAAAATAGTTTTTGAACATCAAGGAAAACTCTTCATAGAAAGCGAAGGAAAACACAAAGGAACAATAGTCACAATTGAGTTACCTTGTGCCAACAATGACTGCTGTAATGAAAAAGATTAA
- a CDS encoding 16S rRNA (uracil(1498)-N(3))-methyltransferase, with protein MSRLNSFYISPENWITPFVLEGSEARHMCKVLRTREGDTVRLFDGLGRDGIFTVDEISKSRATLQLVSETVQNDSRGLTLAIGWNKSNRRNWLLEKSVELQARGLIFFQGEFSQGKVPENPKDTWHDKNVAAAKQCGNVWLPKLETVPGSVENLIEKSKEFSNKIILWEKAEKEAVPDYGVFAEESTLAVIGPEGGFSPHEAELLLNSGFKKCSLGDSILRWETAALLCLGAGYLEKQKQSL; from the coding sequence ATGTCCCGCCTAAATTCATTTTATATCTCCCCCGAAAATTGGATTACCCCTTTTGTCCTTGAGGGTAGCGAAGCCCGGCATATGTGCAAAGTTCTTCGTACCCGCGAAGGTGATACTGTGCGTCTTTTTGATGGACTGGGCAGAGATGGAATTTTTACAGTCGATGAAATTTCTAAAAGTCGCGCGACCTTGCAACTTGTAAGCGAAACTGTTCAGAACGATTCACGTGGACTGACTCTTGCGATCGGCTGGAATAAATCAAACAGACGAAATTGGTTGCTTGAAAAAAGTGTTGAACTTCAAGCTCGCGGTCTTATTTTTTTTCAAGGCGAATTCAGTCAGGGCAAAGTTCCTGAAAATCCTAAAGATACATGGCATGATAAAAATGTTGCAGCAGCGAAACAATGCGGAAATGTCTGGCTGCCAAAGCTTGAAACGGTGCCCGGATCTGTTGAAAATCTGATTGAAAAATCCAAAGAGTTCTCTAATAAAATTATTTTATGGGAAAAAGCTGAAAAAGAAGCTGTGCCCGACTATGGTGTTTTTGCAGAAGAATCAACTCTGGCTGTCATAGGTCCAGAAGGCGGATTCAGTCCACATGAAGCCGAACTGTTGTTGAACAGCGGATTTAAAAAATGCAGTCTCGGAGACAGTATTTTACGGTGGGAAACTGCGGCTCTCCTTTGTCTTGGAGCCGGATATCTTGAAAAGCAAAAACAATCCTTATAA
- a CDS encoding precorrin-2 dehydrogenase/sirohydrochlorin ferrochelatase family protein, with protein MLYPNSMTYYPISLKVENQKCLLVGAGEVGLRKLKSLLHCHPTEIKVIDTCDPSPEMRRIGENPRVIFEKRAFIPSDLDEKFVVFACTSNQVVNRQIADLCQQKNILCNIADYPEGSNFIVPSVIRQGDLTLTVSTGGNSPAFTKKIRRDLQNIFGDHYAKFLTLMGRLRPLVLDLGKETSENTALFRHLVASPILDELEAGNISRVHELLAEILPEELVPHIPELTDDFV; from the coding sequence TTGCTATACCCAAACTCTATGACGTACTATCCTATTTCTCTCAAAGTGGAAAATCAGAAATGTCTGCTTGTCGGTGCCGGAGAAGTCGGCCTTCGCAAGCTGAAATCCCTTTTGCATTGCCATCCAACTGAAATCAAGGTGATTGACACTTGTGATCCATCTCCGGAAATGCGCCGCATCGGAGAAAATCCCCGTGTTATTTTTGAAAAACGTGCATTTATCCCTTCTGATTTAGATGAAAAATTTGTAGTCTTTGCCTGCACCAGCAATCAAGTTGTAAACAGACAGATTGCTGATCTTTGTCAGCAAAAAAATATTCTCTGCAATATTGCTGATTATCCTGAGGGCAGTAATTTCATTGTTCCCTCGGTAATAAGACAGGGAGATCTTACACTTACTGTATCTACGGGCGGTAACAGTCCGGCTTTTACGAAAAAAATTCGTCGTGATCTACAAAACATTTTTGGAGATCATTACGCAAAATTTCTTACTTTAATGGGCAGATTGCGACCTCTGGTCCTTGACCTTGGCAAGGAAACAAGCGAAAACACCGCTTTGTTCAGGCATCTTGTTGCGTCTCCGATTTTAGATGAACTGGAAGCAGGAAACATAAGCCGGGTTCATGAATTGTTGGCTGAAATCCTGCCGGAAGAACTTGTTCCCCACATCCCGGAGTTAACTGATGACTTTGTTTGA
- a CDS encoding CheR family methyltransferase: MAGLFSNSGFSGGIKISTLEFTQLRDIIYELFGIFLNDNRKYLMENRFSARITELKLKSFKEYIDFLKYDKNRNLELNKLADLITTNETSFFRDNPQLTAFTNESLMEIIEAKRKTGRRELRIWSAGCSSGEEPYTLSIIIHEILKAELPKWRIQITASDISSSVIAQAKKGEYTKYALKTTNAAIAKKYFTEKEAGIFKVKPEIKRLVRFDKINLNDLVALKKVPKSDVIFCRNVIIYFDKEMKKRVLRAFYDNLVDDGHLYVGHSESLHTITNTFKAKHHTGAISYRKV; encoded by the coding sequence ATGGCGGGACTTTTTTCAAATAGCGGCTTCAGTGGTGGTATAAAAATTTCCACCCTAGAGTTTACTCAACTCAGAGATATTATCTATGAATTATTTGGTATTTTTCTAAATGATAATAGAAAATATCTTATGGAGAACAGATTTTCTGCGCGTATCACAGAATTAAAGCTAAAAAGTTTTAAAGAATACATTGATTTTTTAAAATATGATAAAAATAGAAATTTAGAATTAAATAAACTTGCTGATCTTATTACAACAAATGAAACAAGTTTTTTTAGAGATAATCCTCAGCTTACAGCCTTTACTAATGAATCTTTGATGGAAATTATTGAGGCTAAACGCAAAACGGGACGTAGAGAACTTAGAATTTGGTCCGCAGGGTGCTCATCAGGCGAAGAGCCATACACATTATCTATAATTATTCATGAAATACTAAAAGCAGAACTTCCTAAGTGGCGTATACAAATTACAGCCAGTGATATTTCATCAAGTGTTATCGCCCAGGCTAAAAAGGGTGAATATACAAAGTATGCCTTAAAAACGACGAATGCTGCTATTGCCAAAAAATATTTCACAGAAAAGGAAGCAGGCATTTTTAAAGTCAAACCTGAGATTAAACGTCTAGTAAGGTTCGATAAAATAAATCTAAATGATCTTGTCGCTTTAAAAAAAGTACCTAAATCTGATGTTATTTTTTGTAGAAATGTGATAATTTATTTTGATAAAGAAATGAAAAAAAGAGTGCTTAGAGCCTTTTATGACAATTTAGTAGATGATGGACATTTATATGTCGGACATTCTGAATCTTTACATACGATAACAAATACCTTCAAAGCCAAACATCACACGGGTGCGATTTCTTACAGAAAGGTATAA
- a CDS encoding glycosyltransferase family 9 protein gives MKRVLIVQLTRFGDLVQTKRLILTLAKRGFEVHLCVDRSLKDLANIIYPECVVHELIAHGTGISDNGMTSVLPFNFKVFQTLKDINFDKIYNLNFSPMNYVLSSLFDPRKVVGHKRVNGQTVKDPWLDLAFRFSTERRNNINLVDYWTALSPDMIPPSQVNPVAAPGGGGIGVVMAGRESRRSLPFDVFAPLILSARSVNKNKNIFLLGSSSEKKAGEKLLSKFPSSIAKDTVNLAGKTDWKELIETVSKLDLLMTPDTGTMHLAAHLGTPVLGFFLSSAWCSETGPYGKGHTIIQADFDCSPCVESQPCYNNLKCLEPFKESNMARFIATRKAEHLPQGLSVFESECDFLGTEYVLKAGHDATKDRRERIRRFIGCYLGILDLGEYGPFPELAEKFYKEKDWITRSRLLS, from the coding sequence ATGAAACGAGTTCTTATTGTGCAACTTACAAGGTTTGGAGACCTTGTCCAGACCAAAAGACTTATTCTCACTCTTGCAAAGCGAGGATTTGAAGTTCACCTATGCGTTGACCGCTCGCTCAAAGATTTAGCGAATATTATATACCCTGAGTGTGTTGTCCATGAGTTGATTGCACATGGAACAGGAATTTCTGATAATGGGATGACTTCAGTTTTACCTTTTAATTTTAAGGTGTTCCAGACACTTAAAGATATTAATTTTGATAAGATCTACAATTTAAATTTTTCACCGATGAACTATGTGTTGTCCTCACTTTTTGATCCCCGAAAAGTAGTGGGGCATAAACGGGTTAACGGGCAGACGGTTAAAGATCCGTGGCTTGATCTGGCTTTCCGGTTTTCAACAGAAAGACGTAATAATATTAATCTGGTAGATTACTGGACAGCATTAAGTCCCGATATGATTCCACCTTCACAGGTTAACCCGGTTGCTGCTCCGGGTGGAGGGGGAATCGGGGTTGTCATGGCTGGTAGAGAGTCGCGGCGTTCACTTCCGTTTGATGTCTTTGCTCCGTTAATTCTGTCGGCAAGGTCGGTAAATAAAAATAAAAATATATTTTTATTAGGTAGCAGCTCTGAAAAAAAGGCCGGGGAGAAGCTGCTTAGCAAATTCCCTTCATCCATTGCTAAGGACACCGTTAACCTTGCTGGAAAAACAGACTGGAAAGAATTGATTGAAACGGTTTCAAAGCTTGATCTGCTGATGACACCCGATACCGGAACCATGCATTTGGCAGCTCATCTGGGAACTCCTGTACTTGGATTCTTTCTTTCCTCTGCATGGTGCAGCGAGACAGGGCCTTACGGAAAAGGGCATACAATAATTCAAGCCGATTTTGATTGTTCTCCGTGTGTTGAATCTCAGCCATGCTATAATAATTTGAAGTGTCTTGAACCATTTAAAGAGTCAAATATGGCCAGATTTATCGCGACACGTAAGGCAGAGCATTTGCCACAGGGATTATCTGTTTTCGAATCTGAATGCGATTTTTTAGGAACTGAATACGTTTTAAAAGCAGGGCACGACGCAACTAAAGATCGGCGAGAGAGAATAAGACGTTTTATAGGTTGTTATCTCGGCATACTTGACCTCGGTGAGTATGGGCCTTTTCCTGAACTTGCGGAAAAGTTTTATAAAGAAAAAGACTGGATAACAAGATCGAGGTTATTAAGTTGA
- a CDS encoding CgeB family protein has product MNSNKILRILVVLPLYGGSLPVGRFCVAALKEMGHLVETFEAPEFYDAYNALDNLKVTSDRHQYLQNSFLQVLSQAVLAKTETFEPDMVLSMAQAPLTHQALKRLRRDKVVTAMWFVEDFRLFTYWQSFAPFYDVFAVIQKDPFFDKLKEIGVENTLYLPLAAHPEFHKPLDINSIDTRKYGADVSFMGAGYPNRRMAFRKLIHHGLKIWGSEWDGDHVLDKYIQLGGRRVSSEECVKIFNATKINLNLHSSINADELVSGGDFINPRTFELAACGAFQLVDHRKLMSEAFSDGELAYFDSLEDLDNKIGYFLHHPEERDSYAERGRKRVLADHTYAIRMQTLIDFTSKRVSGWPKDRCTDNIFGQDFPEDLKNNVLKLIEKLGLPIDVSFEDLVSSVRMQQGELSALDTAILFLDEWKKIYKR; this is encoded by the coding sequence ATGAATTCAAACAAAATTCTTCGAATACTTGTTGTGTTGCCGCTTTACGGTGGATCTTTGCCTGTTGGGAGGTTTTGCGTTGCAGCTCTCAAAGAGATGGGTCATTTGGTCGAAACTTTTGAAGCACCGGAATTTTACGACGCATACAATGCGCTCGACAATCTCAAAGTTACGTCTGACAGACATCAATATTTGCAGAACAGTTTTCTACAGGTGTTGTCTCAGGCTGTATTAGCTAAAACTGAAACATTTGAACCGGACATGGTCCTTTCAATGGCTCAGGCTCCGCTTACTCATCAGGCATTAAAACGACTTCGCCGCGATAAAGTTGTAACTGCCATGTGGTTTGTGGAAGATTTTAGGCTGTTTACCTACTGGCAGAGCTTTGCTCCTTTTTATGATGTTTTTGCTGTTATTCAAAAAGATCCTTTTTTTGACAAGCTTAAGGAGATAGGCGTTGAAAACACCCTTTATCTTCCATTGGCTGCACATCCTGAATTTCATAAGCCGCTTGATATTAATTCAATAGATACTCGTAAATATGGCGCAGATGTTTCATTTATGGGAGCAGGGTATCCTAATAGACGTATGGCTTTCCGGAAACTTATTCATCACGGGCTCAAAATTTGGGGTTCTGAGTGGGATGGAGATCATGTTCTTGATAAGTATATCCAGTTAGGCGGACGCAGAGTTTCTTCTGAAGAATGTGTAAAAATTTTTAATGCAACAAAGATTAATTTAAACCTTCATTCATCGATTAATGCTGATGAGCTTGTCAGTGGAGGGGATTTTATTAATCCACGTACGTTTGAGCTTGCAGCTTGCGGTGCTTTTCAATTGGTGGATCATAGAAAGCTCATGTCCGAAGCTTTTTCCGATGGTGAATTGGCTTATTTTGACAGCCTTGAAGATCTTGATAATAAAATTGGCTATTTTCTACATCATCCTGAAGAAAGAGATTCATATGCTGAAAGAGGGCGCAAAAGAGTTCTTGCAGATCATACGTATGCGATCAGAATGCAGACTTTAATTGATTTTACAAGTAAAAGGGTTTCAGGATGGCCGAAAGATAGATGTACAGATAATATTTTCGGACAGGATTTTCCCGAAGATCTAAAAAATAATGTCTTAAAATTAATCGAAAAGTTAGGGTTACCTATAGATGTAAGTTTTGAAGATCTTGTCAGTTCCGTGCGAATGCAACAAGGTGAGTTAAGCGCTCTTGATACGGCTATTTTGTTTTTAGATGAATGGAAAAAAATATACAAAAGATAA
- the lysA gene encoding diaminopimelate decarboxylase, whose product MHHFEFKNNKLFAENVNISELAKEYGTPLYVYSAATFRRHFEAFDSAFNGLNHLTCYSVKANSNLSVLKLLAEMGAGMDIVSGGELYRALKAGVPANRIVYSGVGKKAYEIAEALKADILMFNVESVAELHRINEVATSMNKTARVSFRINPDVDPQTHPYISTGMKKNKFGLDMDTALTAYKTAKELSNIEPIGMDCHIGSQLTSIDPFLEALSKLLAFKEKLSSMNIEIEHLDLGGGLGITYDDEQPPHPKEFGEALTKALEGQKLKVILEPGRVIAGNAGILVTEVIYTKSTPTKNFLIVDAGMNDLIRPSLYQSFHNISEVVKNERPKVEVDVVGPICESGDFIARDRELPEVKQGELLAVYSAGAYGFTMSSNYNSRLRAAEVIVDGDDIIVARRRETYEDLLNLES is encoded by the coding sequence ATGCATCATTTTGAATTTAAGAATAATAAACTTTTCGCAGAAAACGTAAATATTTCAGAACTGGCTAAAGAATACGGAACCCCTCTTTATGTCTATTCGGCTGCAACATTCCGCAGACATTTTGAAGCGTTTGATTCAGCGTTTAACGGCTTGAATCATCTCACCTGCTACTCTGTCAAAGCTAATTCTAATTTGAGCGTGCTCAAACTATTAGCTGAAATGGGTGCGGGAATGGATATTGTTTCCGGCGGAGAACTGTACAGAGCGCTTAAAGCCGGTGTTCCTGCAAACCGTATTGTTTATTCCGGTGTCGGTAAAAAAGCATACGAAATTGCTGAAGCTCTTAAAGCAGATATATTAATGTTCAACGTCGAGTCTGTAGCTGAACTTCACAGAATCAATGAAGTTGCAACATCCATGAATAAGACTGCCCGAGTCAGTTTCCGCATCAACCCAGACGTTGATCCGCAAACACATCCTTACATTTCTACCGGAATGAAAAAGAATAAATTCGGTCTTGATATGGACACAGCTCTTACCGCCTACAAGACCGCTAAAGAACTGTCCAACATCGAGCCTATCGGCATGGATTGCCATATCGGATCACAGCTCACAAGTATTGATCCTTTCCTTGAGGCTCTCAGTAAGCTTTTGGCATTTAAAGAAAAACTTTCCAGTATGAATATTGAAATTGAACATCTTGACCTTGGTGGCGGACTTGGAATCACTTATGATGACGAACAACCTCCCCATCCTAAAGAATTCGGTGAAGCTTTAACAAAAGCTCTCGAAGGTCAAAAACTAAAAGTTATTCTCGAACCGGGAAGAGTTATCGCCGGAAACGCCGGAATACTGGTGACAGAAGTTATTTATACCAAAAGTACGCCTACAAAGAATTTCCTTATCGTAGACGCAGGAATGAATGACCTCATCCGCCCTTCACTTTATCAGTCTTTTCACAACATCTCTGAAGTTGTGAAAAACGAACGTCCTAAAGTTGAAGTTGATGTCGTCGGTCCTATTTGTGAATCAGGTGATTTTATTGCCCGTGACCGTGAGCTTCCTGAAGTTAAACAGGGAGAACTTCTCGCCGTATACTCTGCCGGTGCATACGGATTTACGATGTCATCAAATTACAACTCTCGCCTCAGAGCTGCTGAAGTTATTGTTGATGGAGATGATATTATTGTTGCGCGCAGAAGAGAGACATACGAAGATCTTCTTAATCTTGAATCTTAA
- a CDS encoding HDOD domain-containing protein — MRSVGIDDLEPGMILANDLLHSGRMLLPAGSVVTSSNITFFQRQGIENITVLSSPPVEPDEETLDRSFRYVRDYFMFVNHNHPAIIKMFDISVYRTATKLMEGWTLPSSDEQTVTELDDMRDLFFRDEGKVEDVVDAEIKIASFPDIFFKVKKVVDDPTASAQEIAAVVGLDVAISTQLLKLVNSPLYGFPSEISSLVRAVALVGSRELCTLALGLSTISYFKDIPPELIDMRSFWMHSLSCGIFSKILAEKVKGVVPEVMFTAGLLHDVGRLIVFKKMPCSSIQAMLYARENFIPLVEAEDMTLGFNHTDVAKDMLGKWKFPNELTDAISNHHSPHNADSKVQATILQVADNLANAIGISDGGMYVIPGIEEGAWELLGIDADSLTLIVEDYDRQIEELFQAFFT, encoded by the coding sequence ATGCGTAGTGTAGGCATTGATGATCTTGAACCGGGTATGATTTTGGCTAATGATTTGCTTCATTCCGGAAGAATGCTGCTTCCAGCCGGTTCAGTTGTAACAAGCAGTAATATTACTTTTTTTCAACGGCAGGGCATAGAAAATATTACAGTTTTAAGTTCACCCCCCGTTGAACCGGATGAAGAAACCCTTGATAGATCTTTTCGGTATGTTCGTGATTACTTTATGTTTGTAAATCACAATCATCCAGCCATAATAAAGATGTTTGATATCTCAGTATATAGAACAGCCACTAAATTGATGGAAGGCTGGACTCTTCCTTCCTCTGATGAGCAAACAGTTACTGAACTTGATGATATGAGAGATCTTTTCTTTCGCGACGAAGGTAAGGTCGAAGATGTTGTTGATGCTGAAATTAAAATTGCTTCTTTTCCAGATATCTTTTTCAAGGTAAAAAAGGTCGTTGATGATCCAACCGCCTCCGCTCAGGAAATTGCTGCGGTTGTTGGACTTGATGTAGCTATTTCCACCCAGTTGTTAAAGCTCGTCAACAGTCCTCTTTATGGATTCCCTTCCGAAATTAGTTCACTTGTCCGAGCTGTTGCCCTTGTAGGTAGCAGAGAACTTTGTACCCTTGCCCTCGGGCTTTCAACCATAAGCTATTTTAAAGATATCCCGCCGGAACTTATAGATATGCGTTCCTTCTGGATGCACTCTTTATCGTGCGGTATATTTTCTAAAATACTTGCTGAAAAGGTTAAAGGTGTTGTTCCTGAAGTAATGTTTACTGCGGGACTTCTTCATGATGTCGGACGACTCATTGTTTTTAAAAAGATGCCGTGCAGTTCCATTCAGGCAATGCTTTATGCTCGTGAAAATTTTATTCCACTAGTTGAGGCCGAGGATATGACTCTGGGATTCAACCACACAGACGTTGCTAAGGATATGCTTGGCAAATGGAAATTCCCAAATGAATTAACTGATGCTATCAGCAATCATCATTCCCCGCATAATGCGGACTCTAAAGTACAGGCAACAATTCTTCAGGTTGCCGACAATTTGGCGAATGCCATAGGGATTTCAGATGGCGGGATGTATGTTATTCCGGGAATTGAGGAAGGAGCTTGGGAATTGCTTGGAATTGATGCGGACAGCTTAACTTTGATTGTAGAAGATTATGACCGTCAAATCGAAGAACTTTTTCAAGCTTTTTTTACTTAA
- a CDS encoding cytochrome C assembly family protein, which yields MTLFEFFQYVIIALYLMGMTFFIAGTLKNNQVMGKLGNLCAIGGFALHSLDLLLAVTLYKSTVLTGGFFYFSLLGWSFILVYFALWWKVRNTFFALTASPLALLLFIASLAAQSLKVTLPAHLAGLFIGLHIGTIFVSIALMAMAAGAGVAFIYLNNKIKTKANLTSLGKEMPSLNTFDRVNHWAIMIGFPLYTLGLAAGFLWARGTFTKMFSWDPKEIVTLLVWFLFAFLFHQRTVVGWRGRKPAILVIIVFVITMISLWGINFFIPTHHSFKV from the coding sequence ATGACTTTGTTTGAGTTTTTTCAATACGTGATCATAGCCCTTTATTTGATGGGCATGACCTTTTTTATCGCAGGAACCCTGAAAAACAATCAGGTCATGGGTAAGCTCGGTAATCTCTGCGCTATCGGCGGATTTGCTCTGCATTCTCTAGATCTATTGCTTGCTGTAACTCTGTATAAATCAACAGTGCTCACAGGCGGTTTCTTTTATTTCAGTCTGCTGGGATGGAGCTTCATTCTTGTTTATTTCGCTCTTTGGTGGAAAGTAAGAAATACTTTCTTTGCATTGACGGCTTCACCTCTGGCTCTTTTGCTGTTCATTGCATCTCTTGCCGCGCAAAGTTTGAAAGTAACACTCCCCGCCCATTTGGCAGGTCTTTTTATAGGTCTTCATATCGGAACGATCTTTGTGAGCATCGCTCTGATGGCAATGGCTGCAGGAGCCGGAGTTGCTTTCATTTACTTGAACAACAAAATCAAAACGAAAGCAAATCTTACCTCTCTGGGTAAAGAGATGCCCTCTCTAAACACCTTCGACAGAGTGAATCATTGGGCCATAATGATCGGCTTTCCTCTTTATACGCTGGGACTTGCAGCCGGTTTTCTATGGGCACGAGGAACCTTTACCAAAATGTTCTCGTGGGATCCGAAGGAAATTGTAACGTTATTGGTCTGGTTTTTATTTGCATTTCTTTTTCATCAACGCACAGTTGTTGGCTGGAGAGGCAGAAAACCGGCAATTCTGGTGATCATTGTATTTGTCATCACCATGATATCATTATGGGGAATTAATTTTTTTATCCCTACTCACCACAGCTTTAAAGTCTGA
- a CDS encoding replication-associated recombination protein A: MKLELTDNQPLADRIRPTSLSQFVGQIHLRERIEAFERSKRLPSLLLFGPPGCGKSTLAMLLAQSTGRHYMRVSAPEAGIAALRKQLSGMDILILDELHRFSKAQQDFFLPLLESGEITLLATTTENPSFSITKQLLSRLHVLRLRALTKIDLADIAKRATEELDFELKDESLNLISSMAGGDGRALLNLLEYTSQLPEEKRELEKLRTILPETVIRGDRDGDSHYELASAMIKSIRGSDPDAALYYLGCLLESGEDPKFVTRRLIISAGEDVGLADPYALTLAVSCQQAVEFIGMPEGFIPLSETVVYLALAPKSNTTYAAYHTIKQEIRQNGMLPVPLHLRNATSALQKEWGYGRNYKYPHSYPKAWVEQDYLPPELSDRSFYQSKDQGEEPRLNAWLKGQKRSAHPRINPPSGRIKK, translated from the coding sequence GTGAAGCTTGAGTTAACTGATAACCAGCCCCTTGCGGATCGTATACGCCCTACCAGTCTATCTCAATTCGTCGGGCAGATTCATCTCCGTGAACGTATTGAAGCCTTTGAAAGGTCAAAAAGATTACCGAGTCTGTTGCTTTTTGGTCCTCCGGGATGCGGAAAGTCTACTTTGGCAATGCTTCTTGCGCAGTCTACCGGACGACATTACATGCGCGTCAGTGCGCCGGAAGCTGGAATTGCCGCGCTTAGAAAACAATTATCCGGAATGGATATTCTTATCCTTGATGAACTTCACCGTTTCTCTAAAGCACAGCAGGATTTTTTCCTTCCCCTTCTTGAATCCGGAGAAATAACTTTACTCGCAACCACGACTGAGAACCCTTCTTTCAGTATTACAAAACAGCTTTTATCCCGGCTTCATGTTCTAAGGCTTCGTGCGCTGACCAAAATTGATTTAGCGGATATTGCCAAACGAGCAACTGAAGAGCTGGACTTTGAACTGAAAGATGAAAGTTTGAATCTTATTTCTTCAATGGCAGGTGGAGACGGTCGCGCTCTTCTTAATTTACTCGAATACACCTCCCAGTTACCTGAAGAAAAAAGAGAACTTGAAAAACTTAGAACTATTCTGCCCGAAACAGTTATTCGCGGAGATCGTGACGGTGATTCTCATTATGAGTTAGCTTCTGCGATGATTAAATCAATACGTGGAAGTGATCCTGATGCGGCTCTCTACTATTTGGGATGCTTACTTGAAAGTGGTGAAGATCCAAAATTTGTTACTCGCAGACTAATTATTTCAGCAGGTGAAGACGTAGGACTTGCCGATCCTTATGCTCTTACTTTGGCGGTTTCATGTCAGCAAGCTGTTGAATTTATTGGTATGCCTGAAGGTTTTATTCCCCTCTCAGAAACAGTGGTATATCTTGCTCTCGCTCCCAAAAGTAATACCACCTATGCGGCCTATCATACAATCAAACAGGAAATCAGGCAAAATGGAATGCTTCCCGTTCCTCTTCATCTAAGAAACGCAACTTCGGCGCTTCAAAAAGAATGGGGATATGGACGCAACTACAAATACCCTCACTCTTATCCTAAAGCATGGGTCGAACAGGATTACCTGCCTCCCGAACTTTCAGATCGCTCTTTTTATCAATCTAAAGATCAAGGCGAAGAACCGCGCCTTAATGCTTGGCTGAAAGGACAGAAAAGATCTGCTCATCCACGAATTAATCCACCATCTGGTCGAATCAAAAAATAA